GTCCCTCGTATGCATCAATAATCTCCTGATATAATTCAACGGAAGGCCCCTGCAACATACCATCTTTGGATACATCGGTACACAACACATAATCTATCCCTTCTTCAAAATAGAAATCCAAATAAGAAAAAATATCCTTTGTGCTGCTTTCCTGCCAGCCATGAATGGCGATTTTATCCTTAATGACATCTGCACCCAAAATCAGCTTTTCTTCCCCGAATTCCCATATCCAATCCACAAATTCACCCGGGTTTTTAACCGCCAGGCTGCCTACCGTTATCTGTGCTGCTCCTATATCGTATGCCTTTTGGGCAGCAGCCTTTGTTTTTATTCCACCGGAAAAGTCAATCTTCAGGTTCGTTTGTGAAGCAATGGACTCCAGTACTTTCCAGTTGACCACTTCTCCTTTTTTGGCGCCATCCAGATCCACCAGATGCAGATGACTGATTCCGTTGGCTTCAAATTCTTTGGCAACTTCCAATGGATTCTCGTTGTAGATTTTTTTAGAATCATAATCTCCTTTCGTCAATCGGACACACTTTCCGTCTATAATATCTATTGCAGGAATGATCAGCATGGTTGTTCTTTGTATAAAAAAGTCCGACTGAAAGCCGGACTTGTAAAATAGAAAAAATATTTTTTATTGAACGATAATATTTTGAGTCGCCATCCCTTCATCTCCGATAATGCTGATGAAATACATGCCATTTTCCAATCCGGATACATTGATTAGTCTGGAATTTTGCCCAATTCTTATCCTCACAGCATCGTTTAGCAATACCTGTCCGGTCATATTAAACAATTTCAGCTGATAGTCATTATTTTTATCAGAAGTGATTTTTATTTCAAAAATCCCGTTATTCGGATTAGGAATAACTGCAAATGACAAACTTAACTGATTCAGTTTAACCGCAGTCAGGGATGCATTAAAATTGTTTGATATCGAGGAAGCGCAAGCACCGTTAATCACTTTCACTGTGTAAACACCTGAGGTTGTAATTTTAAAGAATGGGAAATTGGTGGTTGTTTGCAGAACACCGCCTTTATACCATTCATACGTCGCTCCTGCAACAATGGTACTGCTGTATAAAGTATCGTTGCTTTGTGTTATAGTTGGCGTCGCTGGTGTCGTGTTGACTGTAACCGTTGCTATTGCTGTTTTGCTGCATGAATTTGCCATGCCCGTTACGGTATAAGTTGTGGTGGAATTTAAAACAGGTGTTGTTACCGGATTACCGCTCAATCCGGCTGTCCAGGTATAGGTTGTAGCGCCACCGGCCGACAATGTGGCGGTTTTACCGGAGCAGATGGTCGGAGAATTTACAGTAACAATCGGTAATGCAGTAACCGTAACAGTCGCTACGGCTGTTTTACTGCAGCCACCTGTTGTACCTGTAACGGCATACGTTGTGGTGGAGGATAATACCGGAGTGGAAGCCGGATTACCGCTTAATCCGCCTGTCCATGAATAAGCGGTTGCGCCTCCCGCAGTTAATGTCGCTGTTTTACCGGAACATACGGTCGGTGAATTTACAGTAACATTCGGTAATGCTGTAACCGTAACAGTCGCTACGGCTGTTTTACTGCAGCCACCTGTTGTACCTGTAACGGTATACGTTGTGGTGGAGGACAATGCCGGAGTGGTAGCCGGATTACCGGATAATCCGCCTGTCCATGAATAAGCGGTTGCGCCTTGGGCAGTTAAAGTGGCTGTAGAACCTGCACAAATTGAGGATGAATTTACCGTTACAGTTGGAAATACTTTCACCCGAATTGATTTGGAATAAGGTGAACTCGCATTACCAGATTTGTATGCAACCAGACTTATAGTATATGTACCTACCGTATTAAAAACAGGAGATACGGTGGTAATCGAATTTGAAGTGGATGGAGTACCACCGTTGATTGTCCAGCGAACTGAATCCGGCGACCCGCTTGATGCCGTTGAGGTATTGGTGAATAGGAGATTTCCGCCAACACAAACAGCTGTGTCGCTTAGGGTAAATGAAGCAGTGGCGGTAGGTGTGGAGGAAGAACTGCTATACAAGTTGACATTATCGATATAAATATTATTCGCATAGAGTCCATAATTTCTGAAAATTACTTTGACATATTTGTTTAAATACGGAGCGGGTATCGATACAGAATCCTGTCTCCATTGAGAAGTGGTAGGTGTAAATCCATTTGAGGTGGCCGCTGCTGTAGCAAGTTGAGTTCCTCCTTTTTTGTAAAAGCTGGTGGTAGTTCCGCTACAGACATCAGTAATCAGCACTTCCAGTGTATCAAACTTGCTGGTACCATTTATTCTCAGGTAGGGTGCGTACGCAACATCAAATTTTAACTTAGGATTTACGGCACCGTTTAAATTAATCGTAGGAGTTAATACGTCATCCTTTAGACTATTCGCATTATTGTCAAAATTGTTATTATACATACTTGCTGTAGATGTACCAAAACCACCTGCAGCAGTTGTTCTTGACCAGTTGAAACCCGAAGCAGATGACAAGGTCCATCCTGTTGGAGGGAAGGTCGTACTCTGAAATCCTTCTGAGAAGGGCAGAGAAGCGCCGGCAGGATTTCCAACAACTATATGAGCCGATTTGGTGATCGTATTATTTCCAAGGGCATTCGATGCTTTTAAGGTAACATCATACGTGCCTGCCGAATTATATGTGATGGTTGGATTTTGAGCAGTCGAGGCAGAAGGTGTCCCACCTGGGAAAGTCCATAACCAGGATGTCGGTGCATTTGCAGATAAATCTGTAAAAGTGACCGTATTTCCCGGGCAAATGCTGGTTCTGTTTGTTGAAAAGTTTGCAACAGGGGCTTGTGGTATGATAGTACAGACATTAGAAGAGGAAAGAGGGAATCTGTAGGTACCATTGGCCATTGCCGTTTGCATCCTCGTGCGCTGATCGGGTGTAAACATATACATGCACGGGTCATCTGTGTAATCCATAAAATTCATAAACATATCCCCATTTGGTCCGTTAGTACATGAAACACTCGGGAACGAAGGGCAATCATAATTTTCTGATTGCTGGGTGGGTGTGTCATTACAATAATCCGTTCCGCAATTGAAATCTCCCCAAATATGTCTGAGACCGAGCCAGTGACCGATTTCATGCGAAGTCGTTCTGCCCCGGTTATACGGTGCGGAACCGGTGACCGTACCGGTATTGTCTCCAAAATAAAGATAACCTATAACTACACCGTCATCATCGGGACCGCCTGCGTCAAGGGCTGAAATGCCGCTTAAGGTGGAGGATGCCGGAAAGGTAGCATAACCCAAAGTACCATCTTCCAATGGTAAGACCCATATGTTGCAATATTTTGTTGGATCCCAGATGGTAGCGGGTTTGATTGTGGCATCAACATAATTACTAAACCATCCGAATGTACCGGGATTGGAAAATCCGACTGATTGTGCATCTACTCTGTCTATACCCGGCTCTGTCATATTCGTTCCATCAGGTTTTTTCTGAGCCATACAAAACTGAATATTGGTATTGGAAACAAGTGATGAAAATTCAGCAGGAACATCCCCGACATTTAATCCGATACCGGCATAATCTTTATTCAGTACATCAATCTGTGAATTTACCTGTACCTGTGAGATATTCTGAGTGGCATTCCAATAGACTACGTGTACGACCACCGGAATGGTATAATCCGTCATTATCCTTGCCTGAGGATTATTTTGAGATGCTACATACCGGGTGATT
The genomic region above belongs to Sphingobacteriales bacterium and contains:
- the hisA gene encoding 1-(5-phosphoribosyl)-5-[(5-phosphoribosylamino)methylideneamino]imidazole-4-carboxamide isomerase — encoded protein: MLIIPAIDIIDGKCVRLTKGDYDSKKIYNENPLEVAKEFEANGISHLHLVDLDGAKKGEVVNWKVLESIASQTNLKIDFSGGIKTKAAAQKAYDIGAAQITVGSLAVKNPGEFVDWIWEFGEEKLILGADVIKDKIAIHGWQESSTKDIFSYLDFYFEEGIDYVLCTDVSKDGMLQGPSVELYQEIIDAYEGLKLIASGGVSGMNDLIQLKDMGCYAAIVGKAFYEGKISLTELKSIQ
- a CDS encoding PKD domain-containing protein: MKNFFILLSFMMALHFNLIALDDKERGNESGTPPERRTCKTKIPSLEWENDFQQKITRYVASQNNPQARIMTDYTIPVVVHVVYWNATQNISQVQVNSQIDVLNKDYAGIGLNVGDVPAEFSSLVSNTNIQFCMAQKKPDGTNMTEPGIDRVDAQSVGFSNPGTFGWFSNYVDATIKPATIWDPTKYCNIWVLPLEDGTLGYATFPASSTLSGISALDAGGPDDDGVVIGYLYFGDNTGTVTGSAPYNRGRTTSHEIGHWLGLRHIWGDFNCGTDYCNDTPTQQSENYDCPSFPSVSCTNGPNGDMFMNFMDYTDDPCMYMFTPDQRTRMQTAMANGTYRFPLSSSNVCTIIPQAPVANFSTNRTSICPGNTVTFTDLSANAPTSWLWTFPGGTPSASTAQNPTITYNSAGTYDVTLKASNALGNNTITKSAHIVVGNPAGASLPFSEGFQSTTFPPTGWTLSSASGFNWSRTTAAGGFGTSTASMYNNNFDNNANSLKDDVLTPTINLNGAVNPKLKFDVAYAPYLRINGTSKFDTLEVLITDVCSGTTTSFYKKGGTQLATAAATSNGFTPTTSQWRQDSVSIPAPYLNKYVKVIFRNYGLYANNIYIDNVNLYSSSSSTPTATASFTLSDTAVCVGGNLLFTNTSTASSGSPDSVRWTINGGTPSTSNSITTVSPVFNTVGTYTISLVAYKSGNASSPYSKSIRVKVFPTVTVNSSSICAGSTATLTAQGATAYSWTGGLSGNPATTPALSSTTTYTVTGTTGGCSKTAVATVTVTALPNVTVNSPTVCSGKTATLTAGGATAYSWTGGLSGNPASTPVLSSTTTYAVTGTTGGCSKTAVATVTVTALPIVTVNSPTICSGKTATLSAGGATTYTWTAGLSGNPVTTPVLNSTTTYTVTGMANSCSKTAIATVTVNTTPATPTITQSNDTLYSSTIVAGATYEWYKGGVLQTTTNFPFFKITTSGVYTVKVINGACASSISNNFNASLTAVKLNQLSLSFAVIPNPNNGIFEIKITSDKNNDYQLKLFNMTGQVLLNDAVRIRIGQNSRLINVSGLENGMYFISIIGDEGMATQNIIVQ